One genomic region from Peromyscus eremicus chromosome 20, PerEre_H2_v1, whole genome shotgun sequence encodes:
- the LOC131897002 gene encoding ferritin light chain-like: MSSQVRQNYSTEVEAAVNRLANLHLQVSYTYLSLGYYFDRDDVALEGVGHFFHELAEGKREGAEPLLKMQNESGGRALFQDVQKPSQDEWGKSQEAMEAALVLEKSLNQALLDLHALASARTDPHLCDFLENHFLDEEVKFIKKMDNHLTNLRRTGMPSPSLGEYLSERLTLKHD, translated from the exons ATGAGCTCCCAGGTCCGTCAGAATTATTCCACCGAAGTGGAGGCTGCAGTGAACCGCCTGGCCAACTTGCACCTGCAGGTCTCCTACACCTACCTCTCTTTGGGCTACTATTTTGACCGGGATGATGTGGCTCTGGAGGGTGTCGGCCACTTCTTCCACGAATTGGCTGAGGGGAAGCGCGAGGGCGCCGAGCCGCTGCTCAAGATGCAGAACGAAAGCGGAGGCCGCGCCCTATTCCAGGATGTGCAGAAGCCCTCTCAAGATGAGTGGGGTAAATCCCAGGAGGCCATGGAAGCTGCCTTGGTCCTGGAGAAGAGCCTGAACCAGGCCCTCTTGGATCTTCATGCCCTGGCTTCTGCTCGCACAGATCCTCACCTCTGTGACTTCCTGGAAAACCACTTCCTGGATGAGGAGGTGAAGTTCATCAAGAAGATGGACAACCACCTGACCAACCTCCGCAGG ACCGGTATGCCCTCGCCGTCTCTGGGCGAGTACCTCTCCGAGAGGCTCACTCTCAAGCATGACTAG